The window GCAGTCGCAGATGCATATCTCTCATTTCAGGAGCAGGCGAAGCGCCTGTCGAACGCCGATGCAACGCGGTGGCTGCAACCGGAGATCGACGATCTTCGCCAGCGTGTTCGCCAGGCCGAGGCGCGCGTTGCCGCCTATCGCGGCCAGAGCGATCTGTTCGTCGGGCAGAACAACTCGGTTCTTGCGACGCAGCAGCTTTCCGAACTCTCCAGCGAGTTGACGCGGGTGCGCGCGACGCGCTCGGCTGCCGAGGGCAGGGCGGAGGCGATCCGCGCCGCGCTTCAGTCGGGTGCGGCGATCGACACGGTCGCCGATGTGCTCAATGCTCCGCTGGTCCAGCGTCTGCGCGAACGCCAGATCCAACTGACGTCCGATCGCGCCGATCTGGCGACGTCGCTGCTTGGCAACCACCCGCGCATCCGCGCGATCAACGCGCAGCTTGCCGAGAGCGAATCGCAATTGCGCACCGAGATGGGCAAGGTTCTGCGCAGCTTCGAAAGCGAGGCATCGACGGCCGAGGCGCGCGAGCAGCAGTTGCTTACGGACCTCAGCCGTCTCAAGGTCGAGTCGGCGCGTGCCGGCGAAGACGAAGTCGAGCTTCGCGCACTGGAGCGCGAGGCCTCGGCAGAACGTGCGCTGCTCGAATCCTATCTTGCCCGCTATAACGAAGCCGCATCGCGTGCCGACGGCACCTATCTGCCGGTGGATGCGCGCGTCTTCTCCCGCGCGAGCGTGCCCTTCGAGGCCTATTTCCCAAAAGTTCTGCCGATCGCGATTGCCGCCTTCGTAGCTGCGTTGCTGGTCACCGCCGTCATCATCCTTCTGCGCGAACTGTTCAGCGGCCGCGCCATGCGACCAGCCGAAGGCGCCTTCATACCGGTCGAGCAGGTGGTGATGCCGCCCGTCACGGCTCTTGAAGGTGATGGCGAGGAAGACGATCTGCGCGCCGCTTCCGCCCCGTATGAACACAACGACCACGATCTCGTCGCCTATGGCGAAGATCTGGATAGTGACGACGCCCTGCGCGAGATCGCGGATGAAGCCACGCCTGCGCCGGTGATGGCGGAGCGCAACGAGCTTTCGATCGGCGCGGCGGCGGAGCGTCTCGTGGCCACCGGCGCGATCCGGGCGATCTTCGTCTCGCCGGAAGGCGACGAGGCGGCGGCATCGTCGGTGATGGTCGCACGAGCCGTTTCCGATGCAGGCCTGCGCGTGCTCTTCCTCGACCTGACCTCCTCGGGCTTGGCGTCGGCATCCATGCTGGAAAGCGGGCGCTATCCCGGCATCACCAATCTTCTGGCCTCCGAAGCCCAGTTCGCCGACATCATCCGTGGCGATCTCTATTCGGACTGCCATGTGATACCGATGGGCACGGCCGAAACCGCCAAGGCGATGCGCGCCATGGATCGCCTGCCGATCATCATGAGTTCGTTGACCACTGCCTACGACATGGTGATCGTGGAATGCGGCCCGACCGATGCCGACGGCATCAGCCGCGTCATCGGCGAGGGCAGCGAGATCTTTGTCAGCGTGATCGAGCCCGAGGATGAGGCGGTCGGCCAGACCACCGCCAACCTGTCCGAGAATGGCTATGAGAACGTCCTGCGCGTGACCCCTGTCGGCCAGGAGATGCCGCCTGCGCCGGCCGGCCGTTCTGTCGCCTGACGCTCAGTCGGAGCCTGAAGGCTTCGACGGCGCGCCCCCCGAGCCAGCAACCTTCATCCGCAGGAGCTTCACGAAGGCCCATAGCGCCTCGTTCGACTTCACCGCGCGCACCGCATGAGAACGGGCGAGGCGGTAACTGCACAGCACGCGGCCCTTCGCGCTCAGAGGCAGGACGGTGTCGAACTGCCAGGTCTCGAGGTCGCACCAGCTTCGCTTGTAGTCTTCGTCCCCCACGCTGAAATCGTAGCGCAGCA is drawn from Mesorhizobium sp. CAU 1732 and contains these coding sequences:
- a CDS encoding exopolysaccharide transport family protein, whose translation is MTGARPAVSDVDVDLGRLFGSLLRNWFRILLVAIVVTVAAVVLASLATPMYRAETRILIESREASSSVSDADRPLLDEEAITSQVEVIASTDILREVARKLNLAEHEEFGGSAEPSALRSFLVMAGLSNDPSRASRDDRVLKALRENLNVYRVDRSRVIDVRFSSSDPQLAAAVPEAVADAYLSFQEQAKRLSNADATRWLQPEIDDLRQRVRQAEARVAAYRGQSDLFVGQNNSVLATQQLSELSSELTRVRATRSAAEGRAEAIRAALQSGAAIDTVADVLNAPLVQRLRERQIQLTSDRADLATSLLGNHPRIRAINAQLAESESQLRTEMGKVLRSFESEASTAEAREQQLLTDLSRLKVESARAGEDEVELRALEREASAERALLESYLARYNEAASRADGTYLPVDARVFSRASVPFEAYFPKVLPIAIAAFVAALLVTAVIILLRELFSGRAMRPAEGAFIPVEQVVMPPVTALEGDGEEDDLRAASAPYEHNDHDLVAYGEDLDSDDALREIADEATPAPVMAERNELSIGAAAERLVATGAIRAIFVSPEGDEAAASSVMVARAVSDAGLRVLFLDLTSSGLASASMLESGRYPGITNLLASEAQFADIIRGDLYSDCHVIPMGTAETAKAMRAMDRLPIIMSSLTTAYDMVIVECGPTDADGISRVIGEGSEIFVSVIEPEDEAVGQTTANLSENGYENVLRVTPVGQEMPPAPAGRSVA